The DNA segment TCCTAACACTAAAAATAAGCCCATTCTACCCATATACACTGTTTCGGCACTGTATTCTTTTTTGGATTTAACCCGCATGGAGATCATGGCCACTGCTATAATACACCCAATCCATAGGGATATGGCAATATAAAATGGTGAAAGAGCCGAGCCATAGTTATCCACCGGATAGTAATGGGTTTTTTCCAGTTTAACCGGGCTTTCAAAGTAGCTTTTCACACCACTTTGATCGGTATCAGAAAAGGCAATTAACCGGTCGAGATCGGCTTCATCAATGGAATTGACCTTGGCCGTTGCCAGTTGAATGGAGCTTTTAACCTCCGGCCATTTGGCATTGGCCATGCTCAGTTTAGATGATGCTTCACTGACAATCTGGTTTATATTGTCTCGATTATTGGCCAATAAGTTGATAGCAGCGTCCATTTCGTCAATGGAACTTTTAAGCTGGCTTAACTTACCGGAAGAATCGTTGCTGGTTTTTATATCCTGCTCCACTTCTTGCAGGAGGTTGAGCACTGTGTTTGCTTTAGTAATGCCATCTTCAACCTTGTTTATGATGGGTATGATATCTTCATCCCCGGTGGCATTGTAAAGTGTGGTTAAAAGAGAGTCAAGGTATCTCAAACCAGTTATGATAGTGGTGTCAATTGATTCCATGTCCTGCACTGTGGAAAGAGCCTTGGAGGGGTTGTTCTGAATGTAGCTGTACAGTGTGTCGTATTTGGCTTTAAGAGTATCAGCTTGACTCTGCATCTGAGGTAACTTAGCACTGAACTGGGGCCAGATCTGGTTCACTGTATTCATAAGGGAGTTACCCTGGTTGAGACTGTTATCCACCTCTCCCAGCTTCCCGTTCAACTCGTTTAACATGGATTTTGTTTTAAGAAACTGTGCCTTGTTTTCCTTGGCCAGTTCCCCCACATCACTGAGTTTACCGAATATGATACCATCCACAGTTTCCACAATTTCACTGTTGATCTTGGTCTGCAGAGTATCTGCCCCGGTGTTGGTCATTTTGGGGGCAATGGCATTGATTTTATCATTAACCACATATTCTATGGTGGCCTGCTGAGGGTTGGTGGTGTCAATGGATAGTACAGTCTGGCTAAAGTTACCCGGTATTATGAGAGCAGCGTAGTAGTTTCCATTCTTAACTCCGTTTCGCGCTGTTTCTTCATCAACAAATTGCCAGTTGAATTTATCGTTATTTTTCAATTCTTCAACCAGCATGTTACCAACGTTGTACTGGGTCCCGTTAAGAGTACAACCAGAATCTCCATTAGCCACAGCCACCTTAAGGTTGGAAGTGGTGGCATAGGGATCCCAGGTAGCCTGGATGTTCAGGAGCGCGTAGAGTGATGGAATGAGAATAATCGCCGCTAATACAATTAAAACTACGGGAG comes from the Methanobacterium formicicum genome and includes:
- a CDS encoding YhgE/Pip domain-containing protein → MIKGAREIFKNDIKAIKNTPVVLIVLAAIILIPSLYALLNIQATWDPYATTSNLKVAVANGDSGCTLNGTQYNVGNMLVEELKNNDKFNWQFVDEETARNGVKNGNYYAALIIPGNFSQTVLSIDTTNPQQATIEYVVNDKINAIAPKMTNTGADTLQTKINSEIVETVDGIIFGKLSDVGELAKENKAQFLKTKSMLNELNGKLGEVDNSLNQGNSLMNTVNQIWPQFSAKLPQMQSQADTLKAKYDTLYSYIQNNPSKALSTVQDMESIDTTIITGLRYLDSLLTTLYNATGDEDIIPIINKVEDGITKANTVLNLLQEVEQDIKTSNDSSGKLSQLKSSIDEMDAAINLLANNRDNINQIVSEASSKLSMANAKWPEVKSSIQLATAKVNSIDEADLDRLIAFSDTDQSGVKSYFESPVKLEKTHYYPVDNYGSALSPFYIAISLWIGCIIAVAMISMRVKSKKEYSAETVYMGRMGLFLVLGLLQSVVVVVGALLMHVQVSSPLLFALTTIYIGLCAMVVVYSLTSAFGNAGKAMAIVILVLQITATGGVFPPELLPSFFQTINPYLPLTYAVGALREVVAGVLWGNFWRCIGALAIFPAVSFVLTLIIKEKVDKRAQWTEEKLKESGLF